One Hordeum vulgare subsp. vulgare chromosome 4H, MorexV3_pseudomolecules_assembly, whole genome shotgun sequence DNA window includes the following coding sequences:
- the LOC123447433 gene encoding actin-related protein 2 has protein sequence MESNKVVVCDNGTGYVKCGFAGENFPTSVFPCVVGRPLLRYEESLQEQELTDIVVGAACADLRHQLDVSYPVTNGIVQNWDDMGHIWDHAFYSELKVEPSECKILLTDPPLNPVKNREQMIETMFEKYNFSGVFIQIQAVLSLYAQGLLTGLVIDSGDGVTHVVPVVDGYSYPHLTKRMNVAGRHITSYLVDLLSRRGYAMNKSADFETVREIKEKLCYISYDYKREYQLGLETTILVKSYTLPDGRVIKVGTERFQAPEALFTPELIDVEGDGLADMAFHCIQEMDIDNRMTLYQHIVLSGGSTMYPGLPSRLEKEILDRYLDVVLKGNKDGLKKLRLRIEDPPRRKHMVYLGGAVLAGIMKDAPEFWITKQEYQEEGVACLRKCGQA, from the exons ATGGAGAGCAACAAGGTGGTGGTGTGCGACAACGGCACCGGG TATGTAAAGTGCGGCTTTGCGGGAGAAAATTTCCCTACATCTGTCTTTCCTTGTGTCGTTGGAAGGCCATTGCTTCGCTATGAGGAGTCACTCCAGGAGCAAGAATTGACA GATATTGTGGTGGGAGCTGCTTGCGCTGATTTGAGACATCAGCTTGATGTTTCATATCCTGTCACAAATGGGATTGTTCAAAATTGGGATGATATGGGCCATATATGGGATCATGCATTTTATAGCGAGCTGAAG GTTGAACCATCCGAGTGTAAAATTTTACTGACAGATCCGCCACTCAATCCTGTGAAAAACCGTGAGCAAATG ATTGAGACAATGTTTGAGAAATACAACTTCTCTGGGGTCTTCATCCAGATCCAAGCAGTTCTTTCGCTATATGCTCAAG GTTTGCTGACTGGACTTGTCATAGATTCTGGTGATGGTGTCACCCATGTG GTGCCCGTGGTTGATGGTTATTCTTATCCACATCTAACGAAAAGAATGAATGTAGCTGGAAGGCATATCACATCCTATCTTGTTGATCTGCTCTCAAGAAGAGG GTATGCTATGAACAAATCTGCTGATTTTGAGACAGTAAGAGAAATAAAAGAGAAGCTATGCTATATAAG CTATGATTACAAACGTGAATACCAGCTAGGACTTGAAACTACAATTCTTGTTAAAAGTTACACT CTTCCAGATGGAAGAGTAATTAAAGTGGGCACTGAACGGTTTCAGGCTCctgaggctctttttactcct GAACTCATAGATGTTGAAGGTGATGGGTTGGCAGATATGGCATTCCATTGCATTCAGGAAATGGACATTGACAACCGCATGACG CTTTACCAACATATCGTCCTTAGTGGAGGAAGTACCATGTATCCTGGTCTGCCAAGTCG GCTGGAGAAGGAAATTCTTGATCGCTACCTCGACGTGGTTTTGAAGGGAAACAAGGATGGACTCAAG AAGTTACGTCTGCGTATAGAGGATCCTCCACGGAGAAAGCATATGGTCTATCTAGGAGGTGCAGTACTTGCTGGAATTATGAAG GATGCGCCGGAGTTCTGGATCACAAAGCAGGAGTATCAGGAAGAAGGTGTTGCctgcctaaggaagtgtggacaaGCATAA